The stretch of DNA tttttagattttatatattttttaaaatttcaagttgtGTCATGTGAACGAAatccaaatttaaatattaaattgggAAAAATTGACAAACATGGACTGCAAAAAGTTTAAagataaagttaaaaaatttatcgGATAAATGTTGCATTACCCCTTTATAATAATTCAAGGcgcaatttatttttaaaaatatatatttatatcatttttaatttaatatttaatgattttatatattttttatttgttaaattttaatatttaattatcttaacattatattatagtattatgtattattatgaatttaatttttatgtgttataaattacataatatataaaaaataaataatataaaatattataaatttaaaagcaGGTCGAGCCGGACCAGTTTTGGCCCAAGTTCAATCAATATTTTAAACGAGTCtaattttttacccaaacccacTTTTcggatttaatatttttatccaaatcctCCCAAAATTTAGACGGACTTTCGGGCTTGGGTAATAACCTTACTCATGAACAAGTCTAGAAAAGACTTAATTGATATgatatttttactttaaatacTTGAATTATAGACTATCAATTATCAAGCAATTAACCTATTAATTTTACTCAAAATTTctctctatatatttataatctataatttatataaaaacacgagtttagaaaaaaatttaaaccaacgAGAATGCCctttattttctaccatattactaaattgacatttgaaaatatgtataatttaatttaaaattattagttctaaatttatttaaaaataagttgAGATAATTTTATTGACTCTAAAATAGAATTATAACTTGAATAAAAGTTCAAGCATACTCATTACCAATAAATCAAAATAACTAACAATTAAggctaaatattattttaaaaaattctgaattatttttatttttataaataaattttttattttcatatttattaacgTAATAAAATATAGTTATAACTTGAATAGaagtttaattatataaatagaaattgattttttcttttaattgtgACTTAATTAGTGTTAGAATTatagattaattaaagtttatgttTAGTAGCATCTAAGAAAAATCATCggtaaaaagaatgaaaattgtTAGCTTTAATAAGTTAAAAGTATCTCAAAAAGAAATCTTCGAACGACAATGACACTAAAGAACACCGGTGAGATATGTAAAATCATTTTAATTGATGatgacataatataatattatgttaattttcaaatattattatgagTTGTTTATTCCGTGCGAAACAAGTATTATGTTATATTTTGCATTTTTacaaactaaataataaaatgggaAGTTTATAATGGGATGTAATATACcatttaaatatttatgtattgagGAACATTTTTCCTACTGTTCTCTCAAATggttataaaaaaaaaatgaagttacTTTATTCTCCAATTactcttttaaataaataaatatcacttttttttatacaaaataaataccACTTTTTAATGGGTATTTTAAGtacattaaatttttatcaatttatcatgtatatattttttaatacatatattctaAATTTGTTTAAACCTTTATCATGAAAGTTCTGTCATCGAAGAATATTTCAGTCACTTTCTTATTATACGAATGCatatatatttgatattatttatatccgtttttacaatttatattcgGGGTTTGTAGCTATCTTTCTTAATAATATCACTTTCAAGGGTTAAACTCGCGTTCTCTTTTTAAGAGtgcaatatattttattaatgccCGGCACGTTTTCATCTACATTCTTAATATATATTAGTTCTATGGTATAGACATTTTGTGAGTAAAAAAAATCACATgtgaataatatatttataaaaattgtagTGTAAAATTAAATGAGGTATTGATtacaatgattaaattaaaagtgTAAAATTCATATGACATAAGTTCAAATCCTATTATAGTATTATTTTACTAAAAACATGTAAAGACAAAAATAATctcatattaatatttataattttgtaaaaaaaatattttaataattttttaatcaaattggtGTCTGATTTACTCGTGACATCAACTCAGTCAGTAGATTAAATAGTGTGTACATATATGACAGAGATTCACTTGTAccaatgtaaaattaaaataaatttacacactttcatactttttaaatattaatatttgaataattcaaccgtcatatttcattttttatttatataaattatgtatattatgtatatttcatttttttaatttatacttttacatattttaatcaatatcttTTTATATGGTTTATATAAATAACTTCTAATTAttcaatatatattaatataaataatctTTTTAATCTCGCCTTTAAATCGAGATTAGTAGAGATATCGAATCAACTAAAAAACTTACATAAGCTTTACTTTTACAATGATGTACCTCCCTATATATGTagtaaccaaaatttaatagcCTTTAAGGCTAAAACAAATGCAGGAAACTAGAAACTGTAACTTATAATGTCTTGAATGTATGAATGAGAAGTCTACAAAATCCAATTGTTACATTATCTATCCCAAAGAAAGAGCTTGTCATCGCCTCGATGCGCCTTTGCTTGCTTTACCGAGGGGAGGAAAATCGTCGTTTCCACATAGAAATGAATCATTCTTCGTTGTTTTAGTAGCTTCTTGATCGGATTTATCCTTGATTGCTTGATCATTTCGATGTTGGTTTTGTTGAACGATTGCCTTAACAAAAGAAGAATTTATAACCGGCTTTTGATGATGGCCTTGCGGAGCTGAAGAAGGAGAGACGATGAATGGTTTAATTCTTGATAATTCCGGATCAGGCAAAAAGTTGTATGGAAGTTTGCTTTCGTCCATTCTCCGGAATGTAATGGATATCCtgtatgatgaaattgttgagCATACGGATATTCAAGATGATTAATCGGAAAAGATAAAGATCGGATACCTTTTCCCTGGAACAGCTGGGACACAATGCTTAGCAATGTCGGCTCCGTTGCCGTTTAGAATAAGCACAGATCTGCATACCCGAGCATTAGGTTAGAGCTGAGACAGCAATAATCAAATCGGTTCACATTCAGCAAAGGATATAAGAACATACCCTACAGGCAAAGGTATCGATACAGGTCCTGAAAACTCTCCCGGACTCACAATCTTCAAACTCGAACCGAAGAGAATATTGCATTGAGTCAAAAACGACACGGTGCAAAATGGCCTTAGAAAGTCATGGTGATCAATATGCGGAGGAATACAATCCCCTTCATTGTAAATGTTCACGATACAACTATTCGGAACACACATCGTAGGCAAAACATGCCATCTGACCATCCTTTTGATCATTTGCTTAAACAATGGGGGTAAAGGATCAACTTCTTCTCCTCTAAGGATCCCTGGCGGGTTCCCGATTTTATCCTGTCATATGAAATTCAGGACCAAAATGTGCAAAACCGAGGAAAATAAAGAACTAAAGAGTCGAAAGCTAGTAAATTACCACTGCATAGTTATAACAACAACCAAATTGTATCGTAACACGACCTTTACCGCGCATCCATTTCCTCGGTTCTGAATATGTACGTTCTACAAATATTCAAAATGAATTAATAGGAAAAGCAATACTACCATTCATGCTAATACTTGAGATAATCGGTTAATTCATAGCAAGCTATTTCGACCTAAAGTTCAATGAATCATATGAGTTCTAAAGCTTATTTATACCTCTAAGTTGCCCTTTTTGGCCCATACGTTGAAGATTATATACGCATTCTATGATCTTTTTCTGTTCTTCGGCATTGAAGACCTTCGTATGAAGCTCGAGTCCTTTAAGAACATTCATCGATTTACCGTTGATCTTCTCCATGTGAACGAAATCCTTTTTTCTTACAACTTGGGAGAATCTAATATGTTCCTTTTGTTCTTCAGACAATCCATTGTCTGAGGATGTACTTCCACTTCCACCAAGTCCATCATTAAGCAATATATCGGAATTCGCCGCCGGTGGCGGCGGCAGCGGTGTACGAGCTAGTTGTTTTCCGGTGACCGGATTTGATATTAGGGTAATATCTGAGGTCACAGTTGATTCGCTACCTCTTTCTGGAATTGAAACAACAATCAGATCATTACAAAATTCATATGTCAGAATCAATTGGGTTAAATTTTTTCCCTAGTAACATACATGCAAtcaaagtaaaatataaaattttccaagaaaaagtaaaaaaaaattcccagaaaactggttttgaaaaaaaaaatataaacagtGAGATTCAAAGCAACTTACTGTTCAAGAGCTGATGAATTCGTTCCTCTAAAAGAGCCTCGCAGTGTTGACAAAAACCCTGAGATAAAACTTCAAGAAGCTCGTCGCGGTTCAGTGTCTTCAGTAACCCGATGGTGCCAGTTCGGCCGGCGGAGTCGGAGTCGGTCAATTTTCCGGAGATATCTCCGGCCATCGGTGCCGCCACtttaaaaaacaaagaaagacCGAAGAAAGAACAATGAAATAAGAAAGATTTACGGACAGTACGTACAGAAGAGAAGTTAGATTTTAGTTCGAAATAGGGGAAGTAAATTCGCGTGTTTCTCGGATTTATCTAAGTGATTTAAGCAGTTAAAAGTGATACACGCATTATTGACGTTAAGGGTTTTTACTTTTTATCTTTTACGCAGTAAAAAAGTCAAATTGTACTTTTGGTCCCCGTATTTATGTCAATTTGTACTATTGATCATATAATATACATGGAATCTATGTACTTCAATTTGATGCAAAAGTTGAACTCGCTTCCTGACGTGTTCATGAGTTGGGTTAGATTGGATTAGGGTTGaatttaagcatgatattaacatattttatatttgtccAAGCCGGACCCGAAATATGAGATTCAAATTTTATCCAAAATCATCTGTATTTACAAAATACTAACCCAAACCCATTTTTGGTccgctcatattattttttaaaaatatttatattatgttagtttaatatttaacaattttatacaatttttatttatttaattttttatatagttatcttaacattattttaatgtttatattagagtagtattatatatttagtgtatgtttattttttaaatgtgttctaaattacataatatacaaaaataatataatataatatattatgaaCTTAAAAATGGGTTGGGTTGGGCTGGGCCTTAAATGTTCAAGCCCGAGCCCCATCCATATTTTAAATTGACCTTTTTTTTTTGCCGAAGCTCATTTTTCATgccttatatttttacccaaaccctcccgaATTTTGGGTGAGCCTTCGGACTTAGGCGGCTAACCAGACCGATGAATAGATCTACTTGCTTTTGACCTAATGGCTAGGAaccataaaaaacaaaaattaggaaaaaaaatcaatgttTTTTTAAACAGGATTAGTGGTTCAATTggtttgattaaaaattatttaaaaaattgattcaatTCAATTCTTAATCTAATCAATTCCAAGCAACTCTCTAAACTAGTACCCCAACTTGTTTCCAGTTCAACTGACCTAACCAGCCGATCCAATCTAGTTCAAACGACATTGCAAAAGAGTTAGTGATTAAATGGTTGAactagttttatattattttaattttgataatttataattattgatTTCGTTATTGTTGGACGTCGGTCGaaccaattaaactaaaaattgGTGAGTTGACGGGTTCaaccattttttaattattaaaactttagttttgctttaattaaaatcattaatatcATTGATAACTTCTTTGATTGGGTGATGTaaagtgaaaaaagaaaatgtCCAATGATTTTGGACGATTAAGTTTTAGAGTTTCAAAGTAAGGGTGAACGAAATATTTGTGTTTGCAATTTACTTAAAGTTTAATATTGGATTGTAGAATTATGATTCAATTTGGGGACAGTTAAAGGACTCTCATAGGATGGTTGAACTTGAAGTAGTAGTTACTGTGTGAGTTTGCCTGTAAGATAAGTTGTAAGCTGAGGGAATCTTATAAAGAGTTCCCTCAAAAGGTTTATTTGTATCGCTCGGGGACTTGACTGTCCGAACAATCATAGCTAGATGTaacatatagatatataatttTGTGTATATAGAGGTTCCTTCCGTCGGAATTTGGGGTCGAAGAAGACCGGCTGAGTTTCTGCCACCGTTTGAAGCTTGTTTAGAGAAGAAGCGAAAGATTAGAAGGGCAGTGGAAGCAAGTGGGATACCTTACACGTATGCATCAGCAAACTGTTTTGGTGCTTACTTTTTGAATTACTTACTTCGTCACCTCCTTACCTGCTAAAACATGTATGTATGCATGCGTGCGCGTGTGTATATTTATTTCCAATGTCTACTAAGAATATATCTGCAGAGGAAAGTCATTCCCATGTACGCCTTTTCTTATTAATCCACACCAGAGCAACCATATGAACATGAAATACTATCCAAGTTCAAGGAGTTCActaatttactcaaaaaataagcAGAAACAAGTGCATTGGTATCGATTCGTACTATTATCAGGACCCGAAAGGGGGGAAAACTCGGATGATTATTTGAAATCGAAAGCATTGCTGCTCTAATGCTTCTGGTAGCATTCATACAAGCGAAAGCTCTCCGGCGGGAATTGATCTTTTGACTAGTTTAGCCCAAGACTCGTTGGTCTCTGTAATAACCTTAAGAGCATAATCCTGTTTACAGATAGAACTTAGAGTGATCATATGCAGCCTGAAGAAGGATGAAGCAAAGGGTAAAAATATAAGATCGATACTTACCTTGTTTGCCGCCTTGTTGCCGAGGCCAAATTTGTTGGCTGGTTTCCCATCAGGGAtcttgtagtcccgaaaccaatCCCTGACAGCAGTGAGAGTCCCCTGAAAATATCACCAGGTTGATGCTCAATTATTAAATTTCACAACAAGAGACACCAACTTCTTCAAATACATGCAGTCATTGTAAAACATGGTAGCAATATCAAGATTCTAACTTATCGGTTCCCGGCTTCACTATTTTTGCTAACTAAAACTATAACACAACCATGAAAACATAGAGAGAAATACCAGGAACTGCTTCTCAACATTGTCAACATCACTTACAAGAGAAGCCCTTCATAAGAGTACATGGCAGTTCCTGACTTCACTATTCTTGATGTTCATATGATCAACTACAAACTAAAACCATAATACAAAAGCCGTGAAAGAATAGAGAGAAATACCGGGAAGTGTTTCTCGACGTCGTCAATGTCATTTACAAGAGAAGCCCTTGGATCATCTAATGAAATGGCAACTATTTTCCAGTCAAGTTCCCCTTCATCAATCATAGCTAAAGCAGCCAGGGGCTTAACCTTCAAAATGTCACCGATTTTCCTCCGGGATTCACCGATCTCAACGACATCAACTACGAATTTAAGGAAACAAAAAACATCAATCTTTTTAAACTTACTTCTCACAGTAACAAGAACAACAATCTTGTGAGAAAAGTACCAAATATTGAAACAAGTATCGGAAATTACCAGGGTCGTTATCACCAAATGCTCCTTCAACTTCAGAGCTTGCCAAAGATGGGCCTTCCCATGTTTGTGGAAGCAATCCATAATTCCAATTTATATTATAGCTGAGGGACAATGGATTGAAACATTCAGAAATGTAACCTCTTTTAACACACACTAGATAGTCATGCCATATTAATGGTTCTAGCTAATCTCATATCTATTTGCATATTCTAAAAGTTTTAATGAATTCGGATATCCAACCAGGTTCTTTACTTAAAATGGGATTCTACAAAGAAACAATGATAAACAGATTCACATTTCAAACAATGATAAAAAATAGCAAATTGAAATGATTGTGTAAATGTTGTTGAAAATATCAGTGCATAAATGAAAATTTGGAGGAAAGAGATTTTTCATGGACTGAGCACACTTGcataaatgatatataaaaagTAGCAAATTGACAAGATGGTGTAAATGTGGTTTTCTTTTTCTGaatttgatctaaataaattaaataattacaaaaataattcagAAGTCACATTATTTATGAGAATGATCTAAAATTTACAGTGTTCGTCAGTGCTGTCAAATATATCGGTGGTACCATCCCTTATCATTAGTCaatcattgatttttttaaaaaaaataatttttttaggtgTCATCACTGTAGCCGGCGACAGCCGtatgtatttttcaaaatactcatattttttggattttcttttatttgtgttTTGGTTCTTATGgtgttcttttttcttctctttccttATATTTAAGATTAGcttgcttttttttttgaataataagatatatatttttaaaagtggTCACTGATGTCGGCTGACACATCGGTAGCacaaaaaacattttttttaaaacttgacAACAGTGCCGCCTAATACAGCGGCGagacgaaattttaaaaaaaaagtcagtGTTGTCTACAATAGCGGCGAcactaaaataaaacattatattttttCCACCGTGAATATTAATGagaaatacatatattttaaaaaatacatatgagTGCTATAGGAGGCACCCAAGAAaaagattttttgaaaaagacAATGGTTGATTGATGATAGAAGGGACACTATAGATTTCTGATGATCCTCATACATGTTTGTAGCATAAAATTTTCTGGGAAATATCAATACAGACAATAAACAAGTTTGAAAGTTTGGAGGAAAGAGACGTTTCATGGACCGAGCTTTTTAACACgtttctttaatattttaatttgcaGTAATTCTTCAAATAATTGAAGCTGAAAATGACTTACATTGTGCCATTGCTTTCATTCTTTATTTAATTCacctttatttaattcaattttttaaatattcgctttattaatttttttaatataaatattgtttaataattttttataattatttaagataACTATCATTTTATtctgtattttttattatattttaacacataaatatatttatttatatttcattaaatgctataaatataattttaattatttattatacatatacatgtTCTCTAATCTCATCATAGTCGTTATATTTGTACTCAAGTACatattgtattatttattttaaactcacaactataataattaatttctatttttaatgtcatCGAAATTAATCTCACGATCAAATGTatctttcaaaaaattaatttaatgatttgatattttacatcacattttatattacacaaaatttctcatttgatataaaaaatcttttttttttttaaaatccatatTTTTTAGCAACATGTGTGGATAAGACAATATAAATATGGGCATGGCAAGAAGGTGTGGATcataagaaaagaaattgaatatgGATAGGGAAGCTAAAAATAAAATCCTCATATTTGGAGGAACCGGCAACTTAGGCACATACATGGTGAAGGCAAGCATCAAGTTAGGGCATCCAACTTTTGTTTTTGCTCGCCCTCTCACCCCACAATCCACTATCAACAAGATCAACTTGCATAAAGAGTTTCAGTCTTCTGGTGTTACCATCATCcaggtatgtatgtatgtatgcgtGCAAGCATATTTGATAATCGTAAATGTTTGATGTATGTACGAAAATAGGGGGAGTTGAAGGAACATGAAAAGATTGTGGCGATACTTCGTCAAGTAGATATTGTGATCTCAGTGTTACCATTCCCTCAAGTACCTGATCAGATTCATATTATTGAAGCCATTAAGGTTGCAAGTAACATAAAGGTATGTGAACAAAAAAATTGTCATCTTGATATATTATTTCAATGGAGAAATGGTTGTAATTGGTTTTATGTATAGTGTCGATATGATGATGGGTAGATGGATGGTCCAATCTGTTTAGAATAGGACGGAGAGTTGACAAATAAGATGGTTGAAGTAGCAAGAACGAAGAGGAGAGGATGTGGTTCGAGGTAAGCTAGAAAGAGGAGAGATGTAGATGACTTGAGTTTATTCTTAAGCTCTGGGCAAGTGGCTTGGTGCCATAGTCTTAGGTAGAGTGGTGCTATGATGTGGTCAGAGTCATAGAGACGAACTTTAATGGTGGCCTAGGGAGCCTTAGccctcaaaatatttttattaggtcccaaatttttgaaaattctcattatacctttaattttttttgaaaattttaattaaactctttTAAGAAACCCCAAATTAGacccccaaattttttttaagaatctcattgaactcttaaaatttttgaaaatttaactaGGACCCTTGAAAACCTAGTCACAAGTTCAGCTACTGCTGAAACATCTAAGGTGGGATGTGATGGTTGAACTTGATGTAGTAGTTACTGAGTGAGTTTGCCTGTAAGATAAGTTATAAGCTGAGGGAATCTTATAAAGAGTTCCCTCAAAAGGTCTATTTGTATCGCTCGGGGACTTGGACTGTCCGAACAATTATAGCTAGATGTaacatatagatatataatttTGTGTATATAGAGGTTCCTTCCGTCGGAATTTGGGGTCGAAGAAGACCGGCTGAGTTTTCTGCCACCGTTTGAAGCTTGTTTAGTGAAGAAGCGAAAGATTAGAAGGGCAGTGGAAGCAAGTGGGATACCTTACACGTATGTATCAGCAAATTGTTTTGGTGCTTACTTTTTGAATTACTTGCTTCGTCCACACGAACAACATGAAGATGTTACTATCTATGGATCTGGTGAAGCCAAGGGTACGTAAAATGAAagcaatttatatttatttatttttattttaaataatttttaaaataatttattaatttaaaataataaattgttttCAGCTCCGTTTACTTATGAAGAAGATATAGCAAACTACACCATCAGAGTAGCAAATGATCCAAGAACATGCAATAAAATAGTGATTTATAAGATGCAGAAGAATATTTTGTCCCAGATTGAATTAATTTCGTTGTGGGAGAAGAAAACAGGTAAATATTTCAAGAAGGTTCATGTACCAGAGGAAGAACTTGTGAAACTGACAGAGAGTAAGTTTTTAAAATGCTCTTTCATTTTGCTTCCCGAATTCGAATCCCGAACCTGTTGGATGAATAATAATTGGGAGCTTTTTGATAAAATGCAGCCTTACCATTTCCGGATAATGTACGAGCATCGGTTCTTCACGGTCTATTTGTAAAAGGTGATCTTGTGAAATATGAGCTTGGGGAGAATGACCTTGAAGCTTCTAGTTTATATCCAGATTATAAGTATACCACCGTCGATCAACTTCTCGATGTTTTCCTGGTTGATCCACCTAAGCCTGCTCTCGCTACATTTTGAATCAGGTCTCCTGGTTGATCCACCTGAGC from Gossypium hirsutum isolate 1008001.06 chromosome D04, Gossypium_hirsutum_v2.1, whole genome shotgun sequence encodes:
- the LOC107898517 gene encoding RNA demethylase ALKBH9B isoform X1, with the translated sequence MAGDISGKLTDSDSAGRTGTIGLLKTLNRDELLEVLSQGFCQHCEALLEERIHQLLNKRGSESTVTSDITLISNPVTGKQLARTPLPPPPAANSDILLNDGLGGSGSTSSDNGLSEEQKEHIRFSQVVRKKDFVHMEKINGKSMNVLKGLELHTKVFNAEEQKKIIECVYNLQRMGQKGQLRERTYSEPRKWMRGKGRVTIQFGCCYNYAVDKIGNPPGILRGEEVDPLPPLFKQMIKRMVRWHVLPTMCVPNSCIVNIYNEGDCIPPHIDHHDFLRPFCTVSFLTQCNILFGSSLKIVSPGEFSGPVSIPLPVGSVLILNGNGADIAKHCVPAVPGKRISITFRRMDESKLPYNFLPDPELSRIKPFIVSPSSAPQGHHQKPVINSSFVKAIVQQNQHRNDQAIKDKSDQEATKTTKNDSFLCGNDDFPPLGKASKGASRR
- the LOC107898517 gene encoding RNA demethylase ALKBH9B isoform X2 yields the protein MAGDISGKLTDSDSAGRTGTIGLLKTLNRDELLEVLSQGFCQHCEALLEERIHQLLNKRGSESTVTSDITLISNPVTGKQLARTPLPPPPAANSDILLNDGLGGSGSTSSDNGLSEEQKEHIRFSQVVRKKDFVHMEKINGKSMNVLKGLELHTKVFNAEEQKKIIECVYNLQRMGQKGQLREPRKWMRGKGRVTIQFGCCYNYAVDKIGNPPGILRGEEVDPLPPLFKQMIKRMVRWHVLPTMCVPNSCIVNIYNEGDCIPPHIDHHDFLRPFCTVSFLTQCNILFGSSLKIVSPGEFSGPVSIPLPVGSVLILNGNGADIAKHCVPAVPGKRISITFRRMDESKLPYNFLPDPELSRIKPFIVSPSSAPQGHHQKPVINSSFVKAIVQQNQHRNDQAIKDKSDQEATKTTKNDSFLCGNDDFPPLGKASKGASRR
- the LOC107898001 gene encoding soluble inorganic pyrophosphatase 6, chloroplastic; the protein is MAQLCVKRGYISECFNPLSLSYNINWNYGLLPQTWEGPSLASSEVEGAFGDNDPVDVVEIGESRRKIGDILKVKPLAALAMIDEGELDWKIVAISLDDPRASLVNDIDDVEKHFPGTLTAVRDWFRDYKIPDGKPANKFGLGNKAANKDYALKVITETNESWAKLVKRSIPAGELSLV
- the LOC107898515 gene encoding eugenol synthase 1 — protein: MDREAKNKILIFGGTGNLGTYMVKASIKLGHPTFVFARPLTPQSTINKINLHKEFQSSGVTIIQGELKEHEKIVAILRQVDIVISVLPFPQVPDQIHIIEAIKVASNIKRFLPSEFGVEEDRLSFLPPFEACLVKKRKIRRAVEASGIPYTYVSANCFGAYFLNYLLRPHEQHEDVTIYGSGEAKAPFTYEEDIANYTIRVANDPRTCNKIVIYKMQKNILSQIELISLWEKKTGKYFKKVHVPEEELVKLTETLPFPDNVRASVLHGLFVKGDLVKYELGENDLEASSLYPDYKYTTVDQLLDVFLVDPPKPALATF